From the Pirellulales bacterium genome, the window AATCACCGGCTGCTGGCGTGTGAGAATGGACAGGTCCGTTTTGCCTATCGAGATCGCGCGGACGGCGATCGAAAGAAGACCGCTGCGCTGAGTGTCGAAACATTCATCGGCCGGTTCTTGCGGCATGTGCTGCCGTCCGGGTTCATGCGCATTCGGCACTACGGGTTCCTGGCCAATCGCGCCAAGCAGAGCTGCCTGGCCCAGTGTCGCGAGCAGTTACAGGCCTCGCCGCCGGAACCGCTCGAACCGAAAACCGCGGCCGATTGGATGATGGAACTGACCGGGGTCGATGTCACGCGTTGCCCACACTGTGGCGCCCCACTCGAAAGCGACGAAGTTGCACCTCAGCCACGTTCACGAGCCAGGTCGCGCCGCGATGCCACCTCCTGGGACACTTCCTAATGCACTTGCCCTACCTACAACTGTGTCGCCTCCATCGCTTGTTGCCGAGCAAGCCCGGGAGATCTCTGCGCAGACGGACACTGATAGACCTCACCGGCAACCATCTGCCAACCGTCGAGCTACGCAATCCAACGATTGCTGCTCGGATGCGACCCCACCACTCTGACCAATGTGCCGCGAATCGGCTGGCCCCCGATACAATCCCCAAGTAGGCAGGCCGCACCGGCGCTCCGCGGCTCAGTACAACCACGTTTTATCGACCATGGCTGCGCCACGATCGATAAAACGCTATACATTTTGACGCAATCCGTGCCGAGACTCGCGGAAGCACTTTCGGCCCTTTGCAACTCAAATGTGCGGGTGGCGACCACGAGAACGAACAATCACCCAGGACGCTAGGCGCGGGAGACGGTGCAGCGTGTTAGAATTAGCGAGATTCAGAAGCGTGTTCGCCTCCAAGCTCGACCCACTAGAAGTCTCGAAAAGCGTAGATCCGATTCCGATTGCAGTCAGGAACTGGCGGAACCTACTGTTTTTTAGATTTCTCGGCGAGCACGTAAAACAGCCAGACTGCCAACGGGCAGTAGTCAAGCAACCAAACATCCCAATACCATTGTTCCGTAAAGATCGGCCACGAACCTTCATACGTGGTCCCTTGTTCCCGTTGCCATCGCCAACCGCAATTGTCGCACGGTGGGACGGGTCTGATAGCTTTGGATCTGAGGTTGGGAAATGTCTGACGGATCGAACGAACGCCGCATGCAACGTGTTGTATTCGCTATAGGTCTGTTCGTTATCGGATATACTTTCTTGTACGGCGAGGCGAGGTTCATGGAACCACAGCTAGCCCCCGTGGTCGCATTAACGTTGGGATTGGGACTCGCGATCTTCCTATGGATACGTAAGAAGTAATTCCCCCGCGCGATGTTCTAGGCGAGCGCCCACTTCTTGCTTTCCTCATCCCGCACGAACCTCTGCCGGTTCGGCCCGCGACTGCTAGGCTCGCGCTATGCTCCGCCGCCTACGCATCGCCATGTCGGAGTTCGTCGCCCCGGTGGCGGTCGTTCGTCACTGTCAACTACCGCCTGGGCGGCGCCGACGACGTGCGAACGCCGCCGTGCCCGAACCGGCAATGCTGGTGCTGATGTTTGCGGCGGCTGGTTTGCGTGCGCGTCGAGGCCGGGCGGTCTAGTTCAAGTGCCAGAAACTCGCGAGCGCGTGACACTGGTCAACTGTCTCGGTGCAAACGACATCCGTGACGCTTCACTCTCCCGGCCAAGAATTTCGCTTGCATTTGGCCGCATTGCTGGTATACTGTTCACCTATATACTACAGGCCTGCCGTCAGTGCCGATTCCGAGCATCGGCCAATCGCGTGCCGCACCGAGCGGCCATGCTGTTCCTACGCGCCTGGTCGGCGGTATCGCTCTTTGACAATTTATGCACTCCCCGAACCACGAGCGTTAGCTCCTGGCCCGCGCGACGTTGCGCCGATTTCGGCCAACTCGCAGGACGCACGTTTCGCGCAGATACGGAAGTAAACTCGCCCCGTTTTGCTCCTTGCCCGGGCACCGCGGCTTCTCGAAAGCCCGCGCCAACTTCCCTGCCCGCAACGATTGGGCAATCCGCATGCAGCGTGTAACGGCGCGCAATACTGGGGAATTATGCACCCGAAAACTGGGACCCCTACGACGCACGCAAAACTAACTCGTTGCCCAGCAACCTGTTCGGAGCTCGCAGCGCAAGCAGGAGCGTGCAATACTCTGCGGTCCTCTTGAATGGAACGACTTATGCCCGGCAAACCTCAAATACGCCGCGCAAAAGCCTTCGTAGGCCAGTTTCTCCAATACTGGCATGCACCAATGAGCGGCAACACTTCACAGGGCGAGTGCTCCTCGCACTTCGGCCCCCGGTTCAATCCGCAATCAGCGTCTTGCGAAACGCTCGCGGTGTGGTGCCGAACGATTTGCGGAAGGCGACGCCGAAACGGGTCGCGTTCGAGAAGCCGCAGGCGAGCGCGATTTCCGTGATCGAGAGCTCTCGGCTCCCCAGCAATTGCTTGCCGCGTTCCAGGCGAACGCGGCGGATTTCCTCGGCCGGCGAGCGCCCCAAATAGGACCGGAACTGGATCTCCAAACTGCGGCGCGAAATCGGCACCTCGCGCAGAATATCCTCGACAACAATGCCGTGGTGGGCGTGCGTGCGAATGTATCGCAGCGCCCGCACCACGGCCGGATCGTCGATCGCCAGTACATCCGTCGATTGTCGACTGATCACGCCATGCGGCGGAATGAGAACCGGTTCGATTGAATACTTCTCACCAACCATCATGCGATCGAGCATGGCCGCCGCTTCGTGACCGAGGCGTTCGCACGCGACCGAGATACTCGATAACGGCGGGGTCGAAACCTCGCACAGCAGCTCATCGGTGTCGCCAGCCAGGATCGCCACATCATCGGGAATTCGCACGTTGCCGAAATGGCAGATTTCAGCAAGTTGTCGCGCGTGGTGGGCGTCGACCGCCAGAATGGCAACCGGCCGTGGCAACGAGGCCAACCAGCGATTCACCCGGCGCTGCTGTTCTTCCCAACCGATCTTGCGGCCAGCCCGGTAGCCCGGCAAATACTCATGGCATTCATAACCGAGCGCGCCGACGGCTCGAATGAAGGCATCACCGCGGTTCTTGGAATAGCGGTTGCTCGGCGGAGCAAAATACCCGAACTTGCGAAAGCCGCGTGCAACCAGGTGCTCCAGCGCGAGGCGGGCCCGTTCGGTTTCATCGGTGATCACCGTGCCCACCCCCGGCAAGCCGGCGAACAGGTCATCGACATTGACGACTGGCAACCGCTTGTCGCGAATTTGTTCCCACTGTGTGCGATTCGTGATGCGGGCAATAATGCCGTCTCCGCGCCAGCCCTCGGGAATTGCCGAGCGCTGTTCGTGGTCACGCGGATCGATAAGCAGGTGCCAATTCGTGTGCTTTTCCGCGAAGTGCGCAATGCCACGAATTACGCGGCCGCCCCAGCTTGATTCCGTTTCAATCAGCACCGCAACGTGCTGAACTCGGAATTGGCCGTTGTTGTCAGGTGAACTGGACATTGCAGAACCGAACCTGGACGAACCAGGACCTGGGTGGACAAATCAATGCCGGCGGGAGCAGGAATCACACATCACCACCCTATTTTACCAAGAAATCCGTGGTTTCGTGCGCAAAAAAGAGACATACAAATCGGATTTTTCTCGTTATATTAGGCGGAGGGCGGGTCCGCAATAAACACTGGGGCTTGCCGTTTATCGGTGTTCCTTGCGACGAAATTAGGGGGCGGGGAGGGCAACAGAGACCTTCACGGAGCCCAGGCGAAGATTATCCCTATCGACGAGCAGACAGTGGCCAAGAAACAACTGCAAAAGGTGCTGGGACTGATGAGCGGCACGTCGGGCGATGGCGCCGACGTGGCGTTGATCGCGACGGACGGCGAAGACGCTATCGAGTTCTTCGGCGGTTTGACGCTGCCGTACGATCAAGAGTTGCGGGCGCGCGTGCTGGAGGCTTCGCAGCATGATGTACCGCTCTTGGAACTCGCGCGGGTCGAGCGCGATATTACGCTGCACCATGCCGACGCGGTCGCGGAACTGTTGCGAACATTGCCGCGAGAATCGGAAGGCACCAATTTAATTGGCTTTCACGGTCACACGGTGCGCCATGTGCCCAGCGAGCAGATTTGCTGGCAAATTGGCAATCCGTGGCTGTTAGCGGAAAAGACGGGATTGCCGGTGGTCAGCGATTTTCGACGGCACGACGTGGCCTTGGGAGGCCAAGGGGCGCCTCTCGTCGGGATGTTCCACCGCGCGTTATTTGCCAACGAACCAAAGCCGACCGTGATACTGAACCTGGGCGGCGTCGCCAACATTACGTGGCTCGGCGAGAACGATGAAATCATCGCTGGCGACACCGGCCCGGGCTGTGGACTGCTAGACGAGTGGATCCAAGAAATGGCTGGCCAGCCGCACGATGAGGACGGCCGCATCGCCAAACAGGGCAAGGTGAACGACGGCGTGGTGGCAGCGGCCCTGGCGACGCCGTTCTTCAATAAGCCCCTGCCCCGTTCCGCCGATCGCTACGATTTCGACCATGTCGATGTCTCGGGCATGAGCGTCGAGGACGGCGCCGCGACGCTGTGCGCGGTAACGGTTCGGGCGGTGGTGAAGGCCGTGAAGCAGATGCGTAAGGCGCCGGCGTCGGTGTGGGTAACGGGCGGCGGTGTGCATCACCCAGTGATCATGCGAATGCTCACCGAGAGCTTCGGCAATGTGCAAAACATCCGGCAAATGGGCCTCAACCCCGACACGCTGGAAGCGGAATGTTTTGCGTGGCTGGCAGTGCGTCACACGAAAGGATTGCCGCTGACGATCCCGGAAACGACTGGGTGCAGCAAGGCCGTGTGCGGCGGAGTGCTGGCGATGCCGCTAAAGTGAGTCGGTGGGCGTTCGCATCTTAACGACCCAATTGTCGCAATCCCGATCGTATTCGATTGGCAGCCACGGCTACTTGGAATGCCAATCGACGAGCGTCGTGGCGTATTTTGGATGGGCCAGGCGGACGCAGCCGGCAAGAGGCTCGCTTACGACATTGATCGCGCATTGCACGTCCCGCCTGTCAAGTTCGGCGTGGAGCAACTGCTGCAACCTGGGCGAGTTGATGAGCACGCCACCGGAAACTGCGAGGGGAAAACCGGAGTTCTTCAAGCCGACGGCCGCGGCAGCGCGTGTGGCCAATTCGGCCAATGCGGCGGCCGCGTCGGCGAGGATCGGAACGGCGACCGGATCATCGCGATCGGCGGCCGCCGACACGAGCGGCGCAAACGCCGCGATCGCATGCCGCGGGTTCGCGCTGCCATAGATTGCTCGGGTAAGTTCGGTAACACTATTAACGGCTAGTTTGTCGAGCAGTGTTTTGGCCAAACCGCTCGGAAGCGAGCCTTCTTCGAAAACGCGAAGAGTATGTTGAAGAGCCGCCCGGCCAAGGGCGTAGCCGCTGCCCTCGTCGCCGAGTAAGTACCCCCAGCCGCCGCAACGTTTTGCTTGTCCGTCAACGGCACGGCCGTAGGCACTCGAGCCGGTGCCGGCGATCAAGGCGACACCACAGCAATCGGTTGTACCGGCAGCCAGGATCGGGAGCACATCGGATACGATCGCGACCCGGCCAGCCAGACCTGCCGAGAGAGCCCATTCACCGAATTGCTGGGCCATGCTGCGGTTGGCCGCACCAGCGATCGAAAGCACGGCGCGATCTATTCTTTGCTGATCGCAATTGGCCAGTTGACGGACGGTGGAGAACGCTTCGTGAATTGCCTGAGTGGCTCGGTCGAAACCGACGCTGAGGGGATTGCCAGCCGACGTGCGTGCCTGCCCCAGCAGCCGATTCTCATCTTCACCGACAACTTCGACGAGCCAGGCAGCCGTTTTGGTTCCGCCTGTATCTATGGCAAAGATCAGTTCGCCACGAGGCGGTACGTGATTCGATCGCGCGGCTTGGCGGGCGGACGGCATGAGAATCAGCGGGCGACTCCGTTTTGAGACTTATGGCCCGCCAGGGCCCCGCGCAAATGGCCATGGGCGGCATGGAGGAGTTGGCGCGCCTCATCGGCAGAGACGCCGCGGTCATGACTTACAATGGCCGTCTTCACCTCGCCATCGCATCTTTGTAGCAGAGATTCCGTTTCGGTGGGAGATAGGTTTGTCACGGCTCGCACGATCCGCCGAGCGCGGTCGTTGAGCTTTGTGTTCGAAGCACGAAGATCGACCATAAGGTTGCCGAACGTCTTGCCAAGGCGAATCATCGCGCCGGTTGTCAGCATGTTCAGCACCATTTTGGTGGCGGTGCCGGCTTTCATGCGCGTCGAGCCGCTGACGACCTCGGGACCAACGACAACCGCGATGCTGATATCGCAATGAGAAGCAAGCTGCGAATCACGATTGCAACTGACACCAATCGTGAAGGCTCCCAATTCGCGGGCAAAATCCAATCCGCCGATCACATAGGGCGTGCGACCACTGGTAGCGATGCCGACAAGTACATCGCCGCTGGTAAACTGAACGTTCTTCAGATCTTCAAAGGCGAAGTCAGGCCGGTCTTCCGCGCCTTCGACGGCACACGTGAGCGCTTTGTAGCCCCCGGCAATAAGCCCCACAACCTGCGACGGATGGGAGTTGAACGTCGGCGGGCACTCAACCGCATCGAGCACGCCAAGCCGGCCCGATGTGCCCGCACCGAGGTAGATTAGTCGCCCACCAATGCCAAGCCGGTCGGCGATTACATCGATGGATTGGGCAATCGCGTCGGCTTGTTCGGCAACGGCAGCGGCAACTTTTGCATCTTCGGAGTTGATAAGATCGACAATTTGGCGCGCGGAAAGACCGTCCAGGTCTTCCGAAGCGGGATTGCGCGCTTCTGTCGTAAGATGCTCAAGCATAAATGGCTGCCACCTGATCGTGAAAAGCGATCACTTCTGTTCCGTTGCAGTCCCTGCATTTTATTCCAAGAGTATTGGCGGCAGTAGATCAGTTGCGCAAAATGGAGACAGAACTGCGCTGGTCGGACTGTTGATGTTGGCAGCATCACCTATTGTGAATAACGTGCCCTGACGCAGGCTCGCCGTAAAAGGAAAATTGGCCGGGTAGGGGCCGAGACCGCATCAGTCGCTGGCACGGTCTGAATCACTATCGCGTACCATTAAAGGTGGTAACAGTTTGCGGTTTGAAGTAGCTGAGCAGAGGTAGCGGAATTCTTACGAATTCCGCTACCAGTTACTAAAGGTTTAAGTGCGGAGCAAGCGTGATTGAACTGCTGGCGGCGAATTCGATAGCCATCGGCACACTGGACGTGCTGATTGTCGTTGCGTATCTGGCAAGCACGATTTTACTAGGGATTTGGCTGGGCCGCGGCCAGAAGAACAACCGCGATTTCTTTTTAGGTGGCCATCGGCTGCCGACCTGGTCGCTACTGCTCTCGATCGTGGCGACGGAAACGAGCACGGTTACGTTTTTGATCGTGCCGGGGAAATCGTATGTCGAGGGCGGCAATTTCTCGTTCTTGCAGCTTTCGATTGGGTATATCGTGGGGCGGCTGGCGATCGTTGTGTTGCTGCTGCCGGCGTACTTTCGCGGCGAGATGCTGAGCGCGTATCAGGTCCTTGAAACACGATTCGGTTTAACGACGCGCCGGCTGGCATCGCTGGTGTTTCTGGTGACGCGAAATCTGGCGGATGGGTTGCGGTTGCTGCTCAGCGCATGGGCGCTGAACATCGCGATCGGGCTGGACTTTATGACCTGCATTGTCGCGATGACCGTCATCACGGCGATCTATTGTTGCGCTGGCGGCGTGCGATCGGTCGTGTGGAACGACTGCATTCAGTTTGCCGTGTACATGGCGGGCGCGTTTGCCACGGTATGGATTGTGACCAGGTTGTTGCCCGGGGGCTGGTCGCAGATTGTCGAATACGGGCGCGAAACGGGGCGCTGGCAGTTGTTTGATTTTGATGCGTCACTCACAACCCCCAATAACACGTTTTGGTCGGGAATCCTGGGCGGCGCGTTTCTCTCGCTGGCGACGCATGGTGTTGACCAGATGATTGTGCAGCGCTATTTGTGTGCCAAGGACCGAGTGGCGGCGAGTTGGGCGCTGGCACTGAGCGGGTTCGTGGTGTTCGCGCAGTTTGCGTTGTTTCTGTTGATTGGCGTCGCGCTGTCGTGCTTCTACGCCAACTTCGATACAGCCGCCGCGCCTGCGAAAGGCGACGAGGTCTTCATGACGTTTGTCGTCAACCACATGGGCACGGGATTCAAGGGCCTCATCCTGGCGGCAGTGCTGGCGGCGACGATGTCGAACCTTGCCAGCTCGTTTAATTCGTCGGCGAGTGCGCTCATGGGAGATTGGCTGCAGCGATGGCTGCCGAAGATGGACGACCGTCAAACGCTTACGGTCGCTCGCTGGTTGACCGTGGCCTCGGCGATTGCCCACGCGGCCGTGGCGATCGCGGCTTATGCGATTGGCGTTGAGCGGGCGATCGTCGATATCGTGCTGAGTATCGCTGGTTTCTCGATCGGGCTGTTGCTCGGGCTATACGGCTTGGGACTGATCGCACCCAAGACGTCGGAAGGCGTGGCACTCGCGGCATTCACGGTGGGTGCGATCGTAACGTGCTATGTGGCGTTTGGCACGAGTGTCAACGGTTATTGGTACACCTTGGTAGGGAGCAGTACGATCGTACTGGCGGGGTTGGTCCTGGGGGTTGTTTTCCCGCGTCGCCCGGCTTTGCAAAGCCGAAGCGGCGAAACGCACAATCGTTTGGCCTGACAAGCCGTGGTTCTCTCACTATTTGGTACCCCGGAATGGTTTGTGGTGACGGTCAGGCTAGAGCCTGACCTACTTTGATGAGACTTCTTGCGATGAGACACATTCTTCAAATCTTGGCGACCTGCGCCGTAGTGGTATTTACAGGCCTACCCCAACAACTCGTGGGCGAAGATTCGCCGCCGAAAGCCGGAAAACTCTCGTGGAAGGCCGCAAAAATAGATCCGGCTTTAGCGGGCCGCGTCGACGAGGCGGTGGCGAAATCGATTGCCGACGGGCAGATGAGCGGATGCGTTGTACTGATTGGCCGGCGCGGAGGCATTGTATTCGAAAAAGCGTACGGTGATCGAGCCATCGAGCCTCGCAATGAGCCAATGACGACGGACACGCTGTTTGATATGGCGTCGCTTACCAAGCCCGTCGCTACGGCAATGGCCATAATGATTCTCGTTGAGCGCGGGCAAATGCGGCTACGCGACAAGGTGGCAAATTACTTCCCTGAATTTGCCAAAAACGGCAAGCAAGATGTGACTGTTGAGCAACTGCTGGTTCACTCGTCGGGGCTGCTGCCGGACAATCCGCTGGCGGATTACGTCGATGGTTGGAAATCGGCCGAACCAAAGATTTGCGAACTGGAACTGCTAAGCGAACCGGGAACGAAATTCAAGTATTCGGATGTGAACTTCATCTTGCTGGGGAAGATTATCGAGAAGGTGGCGGGAGTGCCGGAGAACGAGTTCGTTCAACGCGAGGTCTACGACAAACTCGGCATGAAAGACACCGGCTATTTGCCCTCGGAGGAATTGAAACCGCGTGCCGA encodes:
- the murQ gene encoding N-acetylmuramic acid 6-phosphate etherase; amino-acid sequence: MLEHLTTEARNPASEDLDGLSARQIVDLINSEDAKVAAAVAEQADAIAQSIDVIADRLGIGGRLIYLGAGTSGRLGVLDAVECPPTFNSHPSQVVGLIAGGYKALTCAVEGAEDRPDFAFEDLKNVQFTSGDVLVGIATSGRTPYVIGGLDFARELGAFTIGVSCNRDSQLASHCDISIAVVVGPEVVSGSTRMKAGTATKMVLNMLTTGAMIRLGKTFGNLMVDLRASNTKLNDRARRIVRAVTNLSPTETESLLQRCDGEVKTAIVSHDRGVSADEARQLLHAAHGHLRGALAGHKSQNGVAR
- a CDS encoding PEP-CTERM sorting domain-containing protein (PEP-CTERM proteins occur, often in large numbers, in the proteomes of bacteria that also encode an exosortase, a predicted intramembrane cysteine proteinase. The presence of a PEP-CTERM domain at a protein's C-terminus predicts cleavage within the sorting domain, followed by covalent anchoring to some some component of the (usually Gram-negative) cell surface. Many PEP-CTERM proteins exhibit an unusual sequence composition that includes large numbers of potential glycosylation sites. Expression of one such protein has been shown restore the ability of a bacterium to form floc, a type of biofilm.): MLRRLRIAMSEFVAPVAVVRHCQLPPGRRRRRANAAVPEPAMLVLMFAAAGLRARRGRAV
- a CDS encoding DNA-binding transcriptional regulator; the protein is MSSSPDNNGQFRVQHVAVLIETESSWGGRVIRGIAHFAEKHTNWHLLIDPRDHEQRSAIPEGWRGDGIIARITNRTQWEQIRDKRLPVVNVDDLFAGLPGVGTVITDETERARLALEHLVARGFRKFGYFAPPSNRYSKNRGDAFIRAVGALGYECHEYLPGYRAGRKIGWEEQQRRVNRWLASLPRPVAILAVDAHHARQLAEICHFGNVRIPDDVAILAGDTDELLCEVSTPPLSSISVACERLGHEAAAMLDRMMVGEKYSIEPVLIPPHGVISRQSTDVLAIDDPAVVRALRYIRTHAHHGIVVEDILREVPISRRSLEIQFRSYLGRSPAEEIRRVRLERGKQLLGSRELSITEIALACGFSNATRFGVAFRKSFGTTPRAFRKTLIAD
- a CDS encoding transposase, coding for NHRLLACENGQVRFAYRDRADGDRKKTAALSVETFIGRFLRHVLPSGFMRIRHYGFLANRAKQSCLAQCREQLQASPPEPLEPKTAADWMMELTGVDVTRCPHCGAPLESDEVAPQPRSRARSRRDATSWDTS
- a CDS encoding anhydro-N-acetylmuramic acid kinase; the encoded protein is MAKKQLQKVLGLMSGTSGDGADVALIATDGEDAIEFFGGLTLPYDQELRARVLEASQHDVPLLELARVERDITLHHADAVAELLRTLPRESEGTNLIGFHGHTVRHVPSEQICWQIGNPWLLAEKTGLPVVSDFRRHDVALGGQGAPLVGMFHRALFANEPKPTVILNLGGVANITWLGENDEIIAGDTGPGCGLLDEWIQEMAGQPHDEDGRIAKQGKVNDGVVAAALATPFFNKPLPRSADRYDFDHVDVSGMSVEDGAATLCAVTVRAVVKAVKQMRKAPASVWVTGGGVHHPVIMRMLTESFGNVQNIRQMGLNPDTLEAECFAWLAVRHTKGLPLTIPETTGCSKAVCGGVLAMPLK
- a CDS encoding transporter, which codes for MIELLAANSIAIGTLDVLIVVAYLASTILLGIWLGRGQKNNRDFFLGGHRLPTWSLLLSIVATETSTVTFLIVPGKSYVEGGNFSFLQLSIGYIVGRLAIVVLLLPAYFRGEMLSAYQVLETRFGLTTRRLASLVFLVTRNLADGLRLLLSAWALNIAIGLDFMTCIVAMTVITAIYCCAGGVRSVVWNDCIQFAVYMAGAFATVWIVTRLLPGGWSQIVEYGRETGRWQLFDFDASLTTPNNTFWSGILGGAFLSLATHGVDQMIVQRYLCAKDRVAASWALALSGFVVFAQFALFLLIGVALSCFYANFDTAAAPAKGDEVFMTFVVNHMGTGFKGLILAAVLAATMSNLASSFNSSASALMGDWLQRWLPKMDDRQTLTVARWLTVASAIAHAAVAIAAYAIGVERAIVDIVLSIAGFSIGLLLGLYGLGLIAPKTSEGVALAAFTVGAIVTCYVAFGTSVNGYWYTLVGSSTIVLAGLVLGVVFPRRPALQSRSGETHNRLA